One part of the Arabidopsis thaliana chromosome 4, partial sequence genome encodes these proteins:
- a CDS encoding CCT motif family protein (CCT motif family protein; FUNCTIONS IN: molecular_function unknown; INVOLVED IN: biological_process unknown; LOCATED IN: cellular_component unknown; EXPRESSED IN: 23 plant structures; EXPRESSED DURING: 13 growth stages; CONTAINS InterPro DOMAIN/s: CCT domain (InterPro:IPR010402); BEST Arabidopsis thaliana protein match is: CCT motif family protein (TAIR:AT5G53420.1); Has 1589 Blast hits to 1589 proteins in 101 species: Archae - 0; Bacteria - 0; Metazoa - 0; Fungi - 0; Plants - 1545; Viruses - 0; Other Eukaryotes - 44 (source: NCBI BLink).), with translation MYAETSLAFRFMQSSSSPEIHQFEDLFKSYKLSDEMNNLVEASEYDFGEESDLFKAPEPIIEEPMLAVDPLSQELVELGDLGSLQSDQQLIDKAFYDCEQDLLVKSAMESPLSEVLDIKNISLVAKMDNDVKSTSVVVSDVPIPKSVSSGNLSSMDMVEHKDAVIQGFPDFPPVDYGMRRAFSESDIQTLGTGNTGLVQSQLDRIIISCTSEDRREKLSRYRNKKSKRNFGRKIKYACRKALADSQPRIRGRFAKTEEMQK, from the exons ATGTATGCAGAAACTAGCTTAGCTTTCCGATTCATGCagagttcttcttctccagagATTCACCAATTTGAAGACCTCTTTAAATCCTACAAGCTCTCTGATGAAATG AACAATCTTGTTGAGGCAAGTGAGTATGATTTTGGAGAAGAGAGTGACCTATTCAAAGCCCCTGAGCCGATTATTGAAGAACCAATGTTAGCTGTTGATCCCCTCTCTCAAGAGCTTGTTGAACTCGGTGATCTCGGGTCGTTGCAGAGTGACCAACAGCTTATAGACAAGGCTTTCTACGACTGTGAGCAGGACCTCCTGGTGAAATCAGCCATGGAGTCTCCGCTCTCCGAGGTACTAGACATCAAGAACATCTCTTTAGTGGCAAAAATGGACAACGATGTGAAGAGTACGAGTGTAGTCGTCTCTGATGTCCCAATTCCGAAGAGTGTGAGCTCGGGAAACTTGAGCTCAATGGATATGGTCGAGCACAAGGATGCGGTGATTCAGGGATTCCCTGATTTCCCTCCAGTGGATTATGGGATGAGAAGAGCCTTCAGTGAAAGCGATATACAG ACACTGGGGACTGGAAATACGGGTCTTGTTCAGTCTCAGTTGGATCGAATAATCATAAGTTGCACCTCTGAGGACCGCCGTGAGAAGCTTTCTCGATACAGGAACAAGAAGAGCAAGCGAAATTTCGGGCGTAAAATCAAG TATGCTTGTAGGAAGGCACTTGCAGACAGTCAACCGAGGATCCGAGGAAGGTTtgcaaaaacagaggagatgCAGAAATGA